One segment of Streptomyces sp. TG1A-8 DNA contains the following:
- the tyrS gene encoding tyrosine--tRNA ligase codes for MTDIVDELKWRGLFALSTDEDALRKALADGPVTFYCGFDPTAPSLHVGHLVQVLTVRRLQQAGHRPLALVGGATGLIGDPRPTAERTLNDPETVAGWVGRLRAQIEPFLSFEGENAAVMVNNLDWTAGLSAIEFLRDIGKHFRVNKMLTKDSVARRLESDQGISYTEFSYQLLQGMDFLELYRRYGCTLQQGGSDQWGNLTAGLDLIHRLEPDAEVHALATPLMTKADGTKFGKTEGGAVWLDPEMTTPYAFYQFWLNVDDRDVSPYLRILSFRSREELEELERQTRERPQARAAQRALAEELTTLVHGAGQTAAVIAASRALFGQGELAELDDRTLAAALSEVPHVRVAELSPVVDLFAEVGLVTSKSAARRTVKEGGAYVNNAKVTSEDAVPAREDLLHGRWLVLRRGKRNLAAVEVATA; via the coding sequence GTGACGGACATCGTCGACGAGCTGAAGTGGCGCGGGCTGTTCGCCCTGTCCACCGACGAGGACGCATTGCGCAAGGCGCTCGCGGACGGTCCCGTCACGTTCTACTGCGGTTTCGACCCGACGGCGCCGTCCCTGCACGTGGGGCACCTGGTGCAGGTGCTCACCGTGCGCCGGCTCCAGCAGGCCGGGCACCGGCCGCTGGCGCTGGTGGGCGGCGCGACCGGCCTGATCGGCGATCCGCGTCCGACCGCCGAGCGGACGCTGAACGACCCGGAGACGGTGGCCGGCTGGGTCGGCAGGCTGCGCGCCCAGATCGAGCCGTTCCTGTCCTTCGAGGGTGAGAACGCGGCGGTCATGGTGAACAACCTGGACTGGACCGCGGGCCTCTCCGCGATCGAGTTCCTGCGGGACATCGGCAAGCACTTCCGCGTCAACAAGATGCTGACGAAGGACTCCGTGGCCCGCCGCCTGGAGTCCGACCAGGGCATCAGCTACACCGAGTTCAGCTACCAGCTCCTGCAGGGCATGGACTTCCTGGAGCTGTACCGGCGCTACGGCTGCACGCTCCAGCAGGGCGGCAGCGACCAGTGGGGCAACCTCACGGCGGGGCTCGACCTGATCCACCGGCTGGAGCCGGACGCCGAGGTGCACGCCCTGGCCACCCCGCTGATGACCAAGGCGGACGGCACCAAGTTCGGCAAGACCGAGGGCGGCGCCGTCTGGCTCGACCCGGAGATGACGACGCCGTACGCGTTCTACCAGTTCTGGCTGAACGTGGACGACCGGGACGTCTCCCCGTACCTGCGCATCCTGTCCTTCAGGTCCCGCGAGGAACTGGAGGAGCTGGAGCGGCAGACCCGGGAGCGTCCGCAGGCCCGGGCCGCGCAGCGGGCGCTCGCCGAGGAACTGACGACGCTGGTGCACGGCGCCGGCCAGACGGCCGCCGTGATCGCCGCGTCCAGGGCCCTGTTCGGTCAGGGCGAGCTGGCGGAGCTGGACGACCGGACGCTGGCGGCGGCCCTGTCGGAGGTGCCGCACGTCCGCGTCGCGGAGCTGAGCCCGGTGGTCGACCTGTTCGCCGAGGTCGGCCTGGTGACCAGCAAGTCCGCCGCGCGGCGCACGGTCAAGGAGGGCGGGGCCTACGTGAACAACGCGAAGGTCACCTCCGAGGACGCCGTCCCGGCCAGGGAGGACCTGCTGCACGGCCGTTGGCTGGTGCTGCGCCGGGGCAAGAGGAACCTGGCGGCGGTCGAGGTCGCAACCGCCTGA
- a CDS encoding S8 family serine peptidase yields MAHLRSRHRLALAVPVVLSLTASLGFLPTVASAATPAAEAAPAADGPNLSYVVNTRADHRTVESVRRAIARNGGTVVTSYDRIGVIVVHSANPGFARAIRAVRGVDSAGATRNAPLPAQSTTDVGTPKALGADQVAEAGARAAGDQDPLEPLQWDLPAIKADKAHEKTLGSRDVTVAVIDTGVDDTHPDIAPNFDREASANCVSGKADTTDGAWRPSASESPHGTHVAGEIAAAKNGVGITGVAPGVKVAGIKVANPDGFFYTEAVVCGFVWAAEHHVDVTNNSYYTDPWYFNCTTDPDQKALVDAITRASRYAERKGTVNVAAAGNENYDLASDSITDPVSPNDGTPSDRVIDPHRCFDIPTQLPGVVTVAATGAKGLKSSFSNYGLGVIDIAAPGGDSTAYQAPQPPATSGLILGPLPGGTWGYMAGTSMATPHVAGVAALIKSTHPHASAALVKALLYAEANATPCTDPYDINGDGKVDAVCKGSRNYNGFYGRGTADALAAVTK; encoded by the coding sequence ATGGCTCATCTGCGTTCCCGGCACCGGCTCGCGCTCGCCGTGCCGGTCGTGCTGTCCCTGACCGCCTCGCTCGGTTTCCTGCCGACGGTGGCCTCGGCGGCGACCCCGGCGGCCGAGGCGGCGCCGGCCGCGGACGGCCCGAACCTCTCGTACGTGGTCAACACCCGCGCCGATCACCGGACGGTCGAGTCGGTGCGCCGGGCGATCGCCCGCAACGGCGGTACGGTCGTGACGAGTTACGACCGGATCGGCGTGATCGTCGTCCACTCGGCGAACCCCGGCTTCGCCCGGGCGATCCGCGCGGTGCGCGGTGTGGACTCGGCCGGTGCCACGCGCAACGCGCCGTTGCCCGCCCAGTCCACCACCGACGTCGGCACGCCGAAGGCGCTCGGCGCGGACCAGGTGGCCGAGGCCGGTGCCCGGGCGGCCGGCGACCAGGACCCGCTGGAACCGCTCCAGTGGGACCTGCCGGCCATCAAGGCGGACAAGGCGCACGAGAAGACCCTGGGCAGCCGGGACGTCACGGTCGCCGTCATCGACACGGGCGTGGACGACACCCATCCGGACATCGCGCCCAACTTCGACCGGGAGGCGTCCGCCAACTGCGTGTCGGGCAAGGCGGACACGACGGACGGCGCCTGGCGGCCGAGCGCGTCGGAGAGCCCGCACGGCACGCACGTGGCGGGCGAGATCGCCGCCGCCAAGAACGGCGTCGGGATCACGGGCGTGGCCCCGGGCGTCAAGGTGGCGGGCATCAAGGTCGCCAACCCGGACGGGTTCTTCTACACGGAGGCCGTGGTCTGCGGTTTCGTGTGGGCGGCGGAGCACCACGTCGACGTGACCAACAACAGCTACTACACCGACCCGTGGTACTTCAACTGCACCACCGACCCGGACCAGAAGGCGCTCGTCGACGCCATCACCCGGGCCTCGCGGTACGCGGAGCGCAAGGGCACGGTCAACGTCGCGGCGGCGGGCAACGAGAACTACGACCTCGCGTCCGACTCGATCACCGACCCGGTCTCCCCCAACGACGGCACTCCGTCGGACCGGGTGATCGACCCGCACCGGTGCTTCGACATACCGACGCAGCTGCCGGGTGTGGTGACCGTGGCCGCGACCGGTGCGAAGGGCCTGAAGTCGTCGTTCTCCAACTACGGCCTCGGTGTGATCGACATCGCCGCGCCCGGCGGTGACTCGACGGCCTACCAGGCGCCGCAGCCGCCGGCGACCAGCGGTCTCATCCTGGGTCCGCTGCCGGGCGGCACCTGGGGCTACATGGCCGGTACGTCGATGGCGACCCCGCACGTGGCCGGCGTCGCCGCGTTGATCAAGTCAACCCATCCGCACGCCTCCGCCGCCCTGGTGAAGGCCCTGCTGTACGCCGAGGCCAACGCCACGCCGTGCACGGACCCGTACGACATCAACGGCGACGGCAAGGTCGACGCGGTGTGCAAGGGGTCGAGGAACTACAACGGTTTCTACGGCCGGGGCACGGCGGACGCCCTGGCCGCGGTGACCAAGTAG
- a CDS encoding cation acetate symporter — translation MSPAQHTLLAAGEASEHRTLIVTLFAVFVAATLVITVWAGRQTKDAADFYAGGRQFTGFQNGLAVSGDYMSAASFLGIAGAIALFGYDGFLYSIGFLVAWLVALLLVAEPLRNSGRYTMGDVLAYRMRQRPVRTAAGVSTIVVSIFYLLAQMAGAGVLVSLLLGITSDGGKIGVVALVGVLMIVYVTIGGMKGTTWVQMVKAVLLIIGALLLTFLVLLKFHFNVSELLGRAADNSGKGSAFLEPGLKYGATGTTKLDFLSLGLALVLGTAGLPHILIRFYTVPTAKAARKSVIWAIGLIGAFYLMTLALGFGAAALIGPDEITASNKAGNTAAPLLALHLGGVDSTWGAVLLATISAVAFATILAVVAGLTLASSSSFAHDIYANVIKKGRASEKQEINAARYATVGIGAVSILLGALSRDLNVAGLVALAFAVAASANLPTILYSLFWKRFTTAGALWSIYGGLVTAVGLVLFSPVVSGKPTSMFPDADFHWFPLENPGIISIPVGFLLGAVGTLLSKEVPDPGKYAELEVRSLTGTGAH, via the coding sequence ATGAGCCCCGCACAGCACACCCTGCTGGCCGCCGGTGAGGCCAGTGAGCACCGCACGCTGATCGTCACCCTGTTCGCGGTGTTCGTCGCCGCGACCCTCGTCATCACCGTCTGGGCCGGCCGGCAGACCAAGGACGCCGCCGACTTCTACGCCGGCGGACGCCAGTTCACCGGCTTCCAGAACGGCCTGGCCGTCTCCGGCGACTACATGTCCGCCGCGTCCTTCCTCGGCATCGCGGGCGCCATCGCCCTCTTCGGCTACGACGGCTTCCTGTACTCCATAGGCTTCCTCGTCGCCTGGCTGGTCGCCCTGCTCCTGGTCGCCGAGCCGCTGCGCAACTCCGGCCGTTACACGATGGGCGACGTGCTGGCGTACCGGATGCGCCAGCGGCCCGTCCGCACGGCCGCCGGCGTCTCCACCATCGTCGTGTCGATCTTCTACCTGCTCGCCCAGATGGCCGGCGCCGGCGTCCTGGTCTCCCTGCTCCTCGGCATCACCAGCGACGGCGGCAAGATCGGCGTCGTCGCCCTGGTCGGTGTCCTGATGATCGTGTACGTCACCATCGGCGGCATGAAGGGCACCACCTGGGTCCAGATGGTCAAGGCCGTCCTGTTGATCATCGGCGCCCTGCTGCTGACCTTCCTGGTCCTGCTGAAGTTCCACTTCAACGTCTCGGAGCTGCTCGGCAGGGCGGCCGACAACAGCGGCAAGGGCTCGGCGTTCCTGGAGCCCGGCCTGAAGTACGGCGCCACCGGCACCACCAAGCTGGACTTCCTCTCCCTCGGCCTCGCCCTGGTCCTCGGCACCGCGGGCCTGCCGCACATCCTGATCCGCTTCTACACCGTCCCCACCGCCAAGGCCGCCCGCAAGTCCGTGATCTGGGCGATCGGCCTGATCGGCGCCTTCTACCTGATGACCCTCGCCCTGGGCTTCGGCGCCGCCGCGCTGATCGGACCGGACGAGATCACTGCCTCCAACAAGGCGGGCAACACGGCCGCGCCCCTGCTCGCCCTCCACCTCGGCGGGGTGGACTCCACCTGGGGCGCCGTCCTGCTCGCGACCATCTCGGCGGTCGCCTTCGCCACGATCCTCGCGGTCGTCGCCGGCCTGACCCTGGCCTCCTCCTCGTCCTTCGCCCACGACATCTACGCGAACGTCATCAAGAAGGGGCGGGCGAGCGAGAAGCAGGAGATCAACGCGGCCCGCTACGCGACCGTCGGCATCGGGGCCGTCTCCATCCTCCTGGGCGCCCTGTCCCGCGACCTGAACGTGGCCGGCCTGGTGGCCCTCGCCTTCGCGGTCGCCGCCTCCGCCAACCTGCCGACCATCCTCTACAGCCTGTTCTGGAAGAGGTTCACCACCGCGGGCGCCCTGTGGTCGATCTACGGCGGCCTGGTCACCGCGGTCGGCCTGGTGCTGTTCTCACCGGTCGTCTCCGGCAAGCCGACCTCGATGTTCCCCGACGCCGACTTCCACTGGTTCCCGCTGGAGAACCCCGGCATCATCTCGATCCCGGTCGGCTTCCTGCTGGGCGCCGTGGGCACCCTGCTGTCGAAGGAGGTCCCCGACCCCGGCAAGTACGCCGAACTGGAGGTGCGGTCCCTGACCGGCACCGGCGCGCACTGA
- the moaA gene encoding GTP 3',8-cyclase MoaA — protein MLIDTYGRVATDLRVSLTDRCNLRCTYCMPEEGLQWLAKPDLLTDDEIVRLIDIAVRLLGVEEVRFTGGEPLLRPGLTGIVERVAALAPRPRTSLTTNGIGLGRTASALKAAGLDRVNVSLDTLRPDVFKTLTRRDRHKDVLEGLEAARAAGLTPVKVNSVLMPGLNDDEAPDLLAWALEHEYELRFIEQMPLDAQHGWKREGMVTAGDILASLRTRFDLTPEGADERGSAPAERWLVDGGPQRVGVIASVTRPFCAACDRTRLTADGQVRTCLFATEETDLRAALRDGAPDEEIARLWRLAMWGKKAGAGLDDPSFVQPDRPMSAIGG, from the coding sequence GTGCTCATCGATACCTACGGCCGAGTGGCCACCGACCTGAGGGTCTCGCTGACCGACCGGTGCAACCTGCGCTGCACGTACTGCATGCCCGAGGAGGGCCTGCAGTGGCTGGCCAAGCCCGACCTGCTCACGGACGACGAGATCGTCCGCCTCATCGACATCGCGGTCCGCCTGCTGGGCGTCGAGGAGGTCCGCTTCACCGGCGGCGAGCCCCTGCTGCGCCCCGGCCTGACCGGCATCGTCGAGCGCGTCGCGGCCCTCGCCCCGCGCCCCCGCACCTCCCTCACCACCAACGGCATCGGCCTCGGGCGCACCGCGTCCGCCCTGAAGGCGGCGGGTCTGGACCGGGTCAACGTCTCGCTGGACACCCTCCGCCCGGACGTCTTCAAGACCCTGACCCGCCGCGACCGCCACAAGGACGTCCTCGAAGGCCTCGAAGCCGCCCGCGCGGCGGGCCTCACCCCGGTCAAGGTCAACTCGGTCCTGATGCCGGGCCTGAACGACGACGAGGCCCCGGACCTGCTGGCCTGGGCGCTGGAGCACGAGTACGAGCTGCGCTTCATCGAGCAGATGCCCCTGGACGCCCAGCACGGCTGGAAGCGCGAGGGCATGGTCACCGCCGGGGACATCCTCGCCTCCCTGCGCACCCGCTTCGACCTCACCCCCGAGGGCGCGGACGAGCGCGGCTCGGCACCGGCGGAACGCTGGCTGGTCGACGGCGGCCCGCAGCGGGTCGGCGTGATCGCCTCGGTCACCCGACCGTTCTGCGCGGCCTGCGACCGCACCCGCCTCACCGCCGACGGCCAGGTACGCACCTGTCTGTTCGCCACGGAGGAGACCGACCTCCGCGCGGCCCTGCGCGACGGCGCCCCCGACGAGGAGATCGCCCGCCTCTGGCGTCTGGCGATGTGGGGCAAGAAGGCGGGGGCCGGCCTGGACGACCCGTCGTTCGTCCAGCCGGACCGGCCGATGTCGGCGATCGGCGGCTAG
- a CDS encoding DUF485 domain-containing protein — protein MASETPPPATARPPLPSAEEFAEVQRSAEFGELRRSHRSFAFPLTLAFIAWYLLYVLLSGYAGDLMGAKVIGNLNVALVLGLAQFLTTFLIAWWYARHAATRLDPKAEAIKSRMEDAA, from the coding sequence GTGGCTTCCGAGACACCGCCCCCGGCGACCGCCCGACCGCCCCTGCCCTCCGCCGAGGAGTTCGCCGAGGTGCAGCGGAGCGCGGAATTCGGTGAACTACGCCGTTCCCACCGCTCCTTCGCCTTCCCGCTCACCCTCGCCTTCATCGCCTGGTACCTGCTGTACGTCCTGCTCTCCGGCTACGCGGGCGACCTCATGGGCGCCAAGGTGATCGGCAACCTCAACGTGGCCCTCGTCCTCGGCCTCGCCCAGTTCCTCACCACCTTCCTGATCGCCTGGTGGTACGCGCGGCACGCCGCCACCAGGCTCGACCCCAAGGCCGAGGCCATCAAGTCCCGGATGGAGGACGCGGCATGA
- a CDS encoding GlsB/YeaQ/YmgE family stress response membrane protein: protein MGWLWAIIVGFVLGLIAKAVIPGKQHSPLWLTTICGILGALVGNAIARAVGVGATRGIDWSRHIFQLVAAIVIVAVVDMLYTATLGKRRRQRV from the coding sequence ATGGGCTGGTTGTGGGCGATCATCGTGGGATTCGTGCTGGGCCTCATCGCGAAGGCGGTCATCCCGGGCAAGCAGCACAGCCCCCTGTGGCTGACTACGATCTGCGGCATCCTGGGCGCCCTCGTGGGCAACGCGATCGCCCGTGCCGTCGGCGTCGGGGCGACCCGGGGCATCGACTGGAGCCGGCACATCTTCCAGCTCGTCGCCGCGATCGTCATCGTCGCCGTCGTCGACATGCTCTACACGGCGACCCTGGGAAAGCGGAGACGGCAGCGGGTCTGA
- the fabG gene encoding 3-oxoacyl-[acyl-carrier-protein] reductase: MSRSVLVTGGNRGIGLAIARAFADAGDKVAITYRSGEPPAGFLAVKCDITDAEQVEQAYKEVEDQHGPVEILVANAGVTKDQLLMRMSEDDFTSVIDTNLTGTFRVVKRANRGMLRAKKGRVILISSVVGLLGSAGQANYAASKAALVGFARSLARELGSRNITFNVVAPGFVDTDMTKVLSEEQRANIVAQVPLGRYAQPDEIAAAVRFLASDDASYITGAVIPVDGGLGMGH, encoded by the coding sequence TTGAGCCGCTCGGTTCTCGTCACCGGAGGCAACCGGGGCATCGGCCTCGCCATCGCCCGCGCTTTCGCCGACGCCGGCGACAAGGTCGCGATCACGTACCGCTCGGGTGAGCCACCGGCCGGCTTCCTGGCCGTCAAGTGCGACATCACCGACGCCGAACAGGTGGAGCAGGCCTACAAGGAGGTCGAGGACCAGCACGGACCGGTCGAGATCCTGGTCGCCAACGCCGGGGTCACCAAGGACCAGCTCCTGATGCGCATGTCCGAGGACGACTTCACCTCGGTCATCGACACCAACCTCACCGGCACCTTCCGGGTCGTCAAGCGCGCCAACCGCGGCATGCTGCGCGCCAAGAAGGGCCGCGTCATCCTGATCTCCTCCGTCGTCGGCCTGCTCGGCTCGGCGGGACAGGCGAACTACGCCGCCTCCAAGGCCGCCCTGGTCGGCTTCGCGCGCTCCCTCGCCCGTGAGCTGGGCTCGCGCAACATCACCTTCAACGTCGTCGCGCCCGGCTTCGTCGACACCGACATGACCAAGGTGCTCAGCGAGGAGCAGCGCGCGAACATCGTGGCGCAGGTCCCGCTCGGCCGTTACGCGCAGCCGGACGAGATCGCCGCGGCGGTGCGGTTCCTCGCCTCGGACGACGCCTCGTACATCACTGGAGCCGTCATCCCCGTTGACGGCGGACTGGGAATGGGTCACTGA
- a CDS encoding TldD/PmbA family protein has protein sequence MPHSIDEAFTALPLKALADAALARARALGAEHADFRFERVRSASWRLRDARPAGTSDTTDLGYAVRVVHGGTWGFASGVDLTLDAAAKVASQAVAMAQLSARVIRAAGSDERVELADEPVHADRTWISSYEIDPFTVPDEEKAALLADWSARLLAADGVDHVDASLLTVHENKFYADTAGTVTTQQRVRLHPQLTAVSVDESSGEFDSMRTLAPPVGRGWEYLTGTGWDWDGELERIPELLAEKMRAPSVEPGPYDLVVDPSNLWLTIHESIGHATELDRALGYEAAYAGTSFATFDQLGRLRYGSEAMNVTGDRTAEHGLATVGYDDEGVEAQSWDLVRDGTLVGYQLDRRIARLTGFERSNGCAFADSPGHVPVQRMANVSLRPDPAGLSTEDLIGGVDRGIYVVGDRSWSIDMQRYNFQFTGQRFFRIENGRITGQLKDVAYQATTTDFWGSMAAVGGPQTYVLGGAFNCGKAQPGQVAAVSHGCPSALFRGINILNTTQEAGR, from the coding sequence GTGCCTCATTCCATCGACGAAGCCTTCACGGCTCTGCCGCTCAAGGCCCTGGCGGACGCCGCGCTCGCCCGTGCGCGGGCGCTCGGGGCCGAGCACGCGGACTTCCGGTTCGAGCGGGTGCGCAGCGCGTCCTGGCGGTTGCGGGACGCCCGGCCCGCGGGGACGTCGGACACCACCGACCTCGGGTACGCGGTCCGGGTCGTGCACGGCGGCACGTGGGGCTTCGCGTCCGGGGTGGACCTGACCCTGGACGCGGCCGCCAAGGTCGCCTCGCAGGCGGTGGCGATGGCACAGCTCTCCGCGCGGGTGATCCGGGCCGCCGGGTCGGACGAGCGGGTGGAGCTGGCCGACGAGCCGGTGCACGCCGACCGGACGTGGATCTCGTCGTACGAGATCGACCCGTTCACGGTGCCCGACGAGGAGAAGGCCGCGCTGCTGGCCGACTGGAGCGCGCGGCTGCTGGCGGCGGACGGTGTCGACCACGTCGACGCCTCGCTGCTCACCGTGCACGAGAACAAGTTCTACGCCGACACGGCCGGGACCGTGACGACCCAGCAGCGGGTGCGGCTGCACCCGCAGCTGACGGCCGTGTCGGTGGACGAGTCCAGCGGCGAGTTCGACTCCATGCGGACCCTCGCCCCGCCCGTGGGGCGCGGCTGGGAGTACCTGACCGGCACCGGCTGGGACTGGGACGGCGAGCTGGAGCGGATTCCGGAGCTGCTCGCCGAGAAGATGCGGGCGCCGAGCGTGGAGCCCGGCCCGTACGACCTGGTGGTCGACCCCTCCAACCTGTGGCTGACCATCCACGAGTCCATCGGCCACGCCACCGAGCTGGACCGCGCGCTCGGCTACGAGGCCGCCTACGCCGGCACCTCCTTCGCCACCTTCGACCAGCTGGGCAGGCTCAGGTACGGCTCCGAGGCGATGAACGTCACCGGTGACCGCACCGCCGAGCACGGCCTGGCGACCGTCGGGTACGACGACGAGGGCGTCGAGGCGCAGTCCTGGGACCTGGTGAGGGACGGCACGCTGGTGGGCTACCAGCTGGACCGCCGGATCGCCCGGCTGACCGGGTTCGAGCGGTCCAACGGGTGTGCGTTCGCCGACTCCCCCGGGCACGTGCCGGTGCAGCGCATGGCCAACGTGTCGCTGCGGCCGGACCCGGCCGGGCTGTCCACCGAGGACCTGATCGGGGGGGTCGACCGGGGCATCTACGTCGTGGGCGACCGGTCCTGGTCGATCGACATGCAGCGGTACAACTTCCAGTTCACCGGGCAGCGCTTCTTCCGGATCGAGAACGGCCGGATCACCGGGCAGCTCAAGGACGTCGCCTACCAGGCCACGACCACCGACTTCTGGGGCTCGATGGCCGCCGTGGGCGGTCCGCAGACCTACGTCCTGGGCGGTGCCTTCAACTGCGGCAAGGCCCAGCCGGGCCAGGTCGCCGCCGTCTCCCACGGCTGCCCGTCCGCCCTGTTCCGGGGCATCAACATCCTCAACACCACGCAGGAGGCCGGTCGATGA
- a CDS encoding metallopeptidase TldD-related protein yields MSARSSRAHKPHEVVEQALALSRADGCVVIADEYSTANLRWAGNALTTNGVTRGRSLTVIATVDGREGTASGVVSRSAVTAQELEPLVRAAEAAARGAGPAEDAQPLVGGVPGSPDFTDAPAETSSAVFADFAPALGEAFARARAGGRELYGFANHEMVSTYLGTSTGLRLRHDQPTGTLELNAKSPDRVRSAWAGRSTRDFKDVDPGALDAELAVRLGWAERRVELPAGRYETLLPPTAVADLLIYQLWSASGRDAAEGRTVFSRPGGGTRVGERLTELPLTLRSDPDEPGLECPPFVIAHSSGGDQSVFDNGLPTHATEWIAGGELKHLTTTRHSAALTGLPVAPALGNLILDGGDGRSPEEMVAATGRGLLLTCLWYIREVDPATLLLTGLTRDGVYLVENGEVTGQVNNFRFNESPVDLLRRATEAGRTEKTLPREWSDWFTRASMPALRIPDFNMSSVSQGV; encoded by the coding sequence ATGAGCGCGCGCAGCAGCAGGGCGCACAAGCCGCACGAGGTCGTCGAGCAGGCCCTCGCGCTGTCCCGGGCCGACGGGTGCGTCGTCATCGCCGACGAGTACTCCACCGCGAACCTGCGCTGGGCGGGCAACGCGCTGACCACCAACGGCGTGACCCGGGGCCGTTCGCTCACGGTGATCGCGACCGTGGACGGCCGGGAGGGCACGGCCTCGGGTGTCGTGTCGCGGTCGGCGGTGACGGCGCAGGAGCTGGAGCCGCTGGTGCGGGCCGCCGAGGCCGCCGCGCGGGGGGCCGGGCCGGCCGAGGACGCGCAGCCGCTCGTCGGCGGCGTGCCCGGGTCGCCGGACTTCACCGACGCGCCCGCCGAGACCTCCTCCGCCGTGTTCGCGGACTTCGCCCCGGCCCTCGGCGAGGCCTTCGCCCGCGCGCGTGCGGGCGGCCGTGAGCTGTACGGCTTCGCCAACCACGAGATGGTGTCGACGTACCTGGGCACGTCCACCGGACTGCGGCTGCGGCACGACCAGCCCACCGGCACCCTGGAGCTGAACGCCAAGTCCCCGGACCGGGTCCGCTCGGCCTGGGCCGGCCGGTCCACGCGGGACTTCAAGGACGTCGACCCGGGTGCGCTGGACGCCGAGCTGGCCGTGCGCCTGGGCTGGGCGGAGCGGCGGGTGGAGCTGCCCGCGGGCCGGTACGAGACGCTGCTGCCGCCGACCGCGGTCGCGGACCTGCTGATCTACCAGCTCTGGTCGGCCTCGGGCCGGGACGCGGCCGAGGGGCGCACGGTGTTCTCCAGGCCGGGCGGCGGCACCCGGGTCGGCGAGAGGCTGACCGAGCTGCCGCTGACCCTGCGCAGCGACCCGGACGAGCCGGGCCTGGAGTGCCCGCCGTTCGTGATCGCCCACTCCTCCGGCGGGGACCAGTCGGTGTTCGACAACGGGCTGCCCACGCACGCCACCGAGTGGATCGCCGGGGGTGAGCTGAAGCACCTGACGACCACCCGGCACAGCGCGGCCCTGACCGGGCTGCCGGTGGCCCCCGCGCTCGGCAACCTGATCCTGGACGGCGGCGACGGCCGCTCGCCGGAGGAGATGGTGGCCGCCACCGGGCGGGGCCTGCTGCTGACCTGCCTGTGGTACATCCGCGAGGTCGACCCGGCCACGCTGCTGCTCACGGGTCTGACCAGGGACGGGGTCTACCTCGTGGAGAACGGTGAGGTCACCGGGCAGGTGAACAACTTCCGGTTCAACGAGTCGCCCGTGGACCTGCTGCGGCGGGCCACGGAGGCGGGGCGGACCGAGAAGACGCTGCCGCGGGAGTGGAGCGACTGGTTCACCCGGGCCTCGATGCCCGCGCTGCGGATCCCGGATTTCAACATGAGCTCCGTCAGCCAGGGCGTATAA
- the fabI gene encoding enoyl-ACP reductase FabI, which translates to MSGILEGKRILITGVLMESSIAFHVAKLAQEQGAEIILTAFPRPTLTERIAKKLPKPARVIELDVTNDEHLGRLADVVGQELGGLDGVVHSIGFAPQDALGGNFLSTPFESVATAMHVSAFSLKSLTMACLPLMQDGGSVVGLTFDAQYAWPQYDWMGPAKAALEATSRYMARDLGKQNIRCNLISAGPIGSMAAKSIPGFAELASVWDTRAPLEWDLKDPEPAGRGVVALLSDWFPKTTGEIVHVDGGLHAIGA; encoded by the coding sequence ATGAGCGGAATCCTCGAGGGCAAGCGCATCCTGATCACGGGTGTGCTGATGGAGTCCTCCATCGCCTTCCACGTCGCCAAGCTCGCCCAGGAGCAGGGCGCCGAGATCATCCTGACCGCGTTCCCGCGGCCCACGCTCACCGAGCGCATCGCCAAGAAGCTGCCCAAGCCGGCCAGGGTCATCGAGCTGGACGTCACCAACGACGAGCACCTCGGCCGCCTGGCCGACGTCGTCGGCCAGGAGCTGGGCGGCCTCGACGGCGTGGTCCACTCCATCGGCTTCGCCCCGCAGGACGCCCTCGGCGGCAACTTCCTCAGCACGCCGTTCGAGTCGGTCGCCACCGCGATGCACGTCTCGGCGTTCTCCCTGAAGTCGCTGACCATGGCCTGCCTGCCGCTCATGCAGGACGGCGGCTCGGTCGTCGGCCTCACCTTCGACGCCCAGTACGCCTGGCCGCAGTACGACTGGATGGGCCCGGCCAAGGCCGCCCTGGAGGCGACCAGCCGCTACATGGCGCGCGACCTGGGCAAGCAGAACATCCGCTGCAACCTGATCTCCGCGGGCCCGATCGGCTCCATGGCCGCCAAGTCCATCCCGGGCTTCGCCGAGCTGGCGTCCGTGTGGGACACCCGCGCCCCGCTGGAGTGGGACCTGAAGGACCCGGAGCCGGCCGGCCGCGGCGTCGTCGCCCTGCTGAGCGACTGGTTCCCGAAGACCACCGGCGAGATCGTCCACGTGGACGGCGGTCTGCACGCCATCGGCGCCTGA